In Salmonella enterica subsp. enterica serovar Typhimurium str. LT2, a single window of DNA contains:
- the ybbV gene encoding putative cytoplasmic protein (similar to E. coli orf, hypothetical protein (AAC73612.1); Blastp hit to AAC73612.1 (92 aa), 56% identity in aa 39 - 91) produces the protein MREKRDLWNIKESYTSSAVIAKTYYLRQKPNETGRHLTISPYGWDLYITCQITLWSAVFLYWGYQHLISCWPLLSAHYLLRRRW, from the coding sequence ATGCGTGAAAAGAGGGATTTATGGAACATCAAAGAGAGCTATACCAGCAGCGCGGTTATAGCGAAGACTTATTACCTAAGACAGAAACCCAACGAAACTGGAAGGCATTTAACTATTTCACCTTATGGATGGGATCTGTACATAACGTGCCAAATTACGTTATGGTCGGCGGTTTTTTTATACTGGGGCTATCAACATTTAATATCATGTTGGCCATTATTATCAGCGCATTATTTATTGCGGCGGCGATGGTAA
- a CDS encoding putative permease (similar to E. coli putative transport protein, cryptic, orf, joins former yjiZ and yjjL (AAC77312.1); Blastp hit to AAC77312.1 (453 aa), 24% identity in aa 40 - 439) produces the protein MSETKKSGIDYWKQIVVVMSLGWVAIWIYRTVLTPIYPEIQASLDNVSNAEIGAIASFYFFAYCSMQIPCGILVDKFGQKIMLMAGFTLFIIGTLCIAKANGLTMIYIGSLMAGGGCASFFSSAYSLSSANVPQARRALANAIINSGSAIGMGIGLIGSSILVKNMSMAWQNVLYIVAAILVIMLCVFTLIIRGKAKSDSAQAEKQTQTVTEDEKRAPLFSGLLCSVYFLYFCTCYGYYLIVTWLPSYLQTERGFDGGAIGLASALVAVVGVPGALFFSHLSDKFRNSKVKVILGLEIVAAAMLAFTVLSPNTTMLMVSLTLYGLLGKMAVDPILISFVSEQASAKSLGRAFSLFNFFGMSSAVVAPTLTGFISDVTGSKEISFVISACLVVTGTLIFAVVTLYKKKATQRIASA, from the coding sequence ATGAGTGAAACTAAAAAATCCGGAATTGATTACTGGAAACAAATTGTTGTCGTAATGAGTCTGGGCTGGGTAGCGATTTGGATCTATCGCACCGTGCTTACGCCAATTTATCCAGAAATTCAGGCATCTTTAGACAATGTAAGTAATGCTGAAATAGGCGCCATTGCAAGTTTTTACTTTTTTGCTTACTGCAGTATGCAAATCCCTTGCGGAATATTGGTCGATAAATTCGGTCAAAAAATCATGCTGATGGCCGGATTTACGCTTTTTATTATTGGTACACTCTGTATCGCGAAAGCCAATGGCCTGACCATGATCTATATAGGGTCGCTAATGGCAGGTGGCGGATGCGCTTCTTTCTTTAGCTCGGCTTATTCACTCTCTTCGGCAAACGTGCCGCAGGCCCGTCGGGCATTAGCCAACGCAATTATCAACAGCGGGTCGGCTATAGGGATGGGGATTGGCTTAATCGGTTCCAGCATATTAGTAAAAAACATGAGCATGGCCTGGCAAAATGTACTGTATATCGTGGCCGCGATATTAGTAATCATGCTGTGCGTCTTTACGCTGATCATTCGCGGTAAAGCCAAAAGCGACTCTGCGCAAGCGGAAAAGCAAACCCAAACCGTTACGGAAGATGAGAAACGCGCGCCTTTATTCTCTGGTTTATTGTGTAGCGTTTACTTCCTCTATTTCTGTACCTGCTACGGTTATTATTTGATAGTGACCTGGCTGCCCTCTTATCTCCAGACTGAAAGAGGATTTGATGGCGGAGCTATCGGGCTGGCATCAGCGCTGGTGGCGGTGGTTGGCGTACCGGGGGCGTTATTTTTTAGCCATCTGTCAGATAAATTCCGTAACAGTAAAGTTAAGGTTATTCTCGGTCTGGAAATTGTGGCGGCAGCAATGTTGGCGTTTACGGTTTTGTCCCCGAATACCACGATGCTGATGGTCAGCCTGACGCTATACGGCTTGCTGGGGAAAATGGCGGTAGACCCGATCCTGATCTCCTTTGTATCTGAACAGGCTTCGGCAAAAAGTCTGGGAAGAGCTTTCAGCCTTTTTAACTTCTTTGGCATGAGTTCAGCGGTTGTCGCCCCAACGTTGACCGGATTTATTTCGGATGTAACGGGGTCGAAAGAGATCAGTTTTGTGATTTCAGCATGTTTAGTGGTCACCGGAACGCTGATCTTTGCTGTCGTCACTTTATATAAAAAGAAAGCAACGCAACGTATTGCTTCAGCTTAA
- the allP gene encoding putative NCS1 family, allantoin transport protein (similar to E. coli putative transport protein (AAC73613.1); Blastp hit to AAC73613.1 (437 aa), 92% identity in aa 1 - 437) — protein sequence MVGGFFILGLSTFNIMLAIIISALFIAAAMVMNGAAGSKYGVPFAMILRGSYGVRGALFPGLLRGGIAAIMWFGLQCYAGSLAFLILIGKIWPGFLTLGGDFKLLGLSLPGLITFLIFWIINVGIGFGGGKVLNKFTAILNPCIYIVFGGMAIWAISLVGIGPILDYLPSGVQKAEHSGFLFLVVINAVVAVWAAPAVSASDFTQNAHSFRAQALGQTLGLIVAYILFAVASVCIIAGASIHYGMDTWNVLDIVQRWDSLFASFFAVLVILMTTISTNATGNIIPAGYQIAALAPTKLNYKNGVMIASIISLLICPWKLMENQDSIYLFLDIIGGMLGPVIGVMLAHYFVVMRGKINLDELYTASGDYKYYDNGFNLTAFSVTLVAVILSLGGKFIPFMEPLSRVSWFVGVIVAFVAYALLKKRTGFENTGEKKLAG from the coding sequence ATGGTCGGCGGTTTTTTTATACTGGGGCTATCAACATTTAATATCATGTTGGCCATTATTATCAGCGCATTATTTATTGCGGCGGCGATGGTAATGAATGGCGCGGCAGGCAGCAAATATGGCGTTCCTTTTGCTATGATATTGCGAGGTTCTTACGGTGTCCGCGGCGCGCTATTCCCTGGATTATTGCGAGGGGGAATCGCGGCAATTATGTGGTTCGGCTTACAGTGTTACGCGGGATCGCTGGCATTTCTTATTTTGATTGGGAAGATCTGGCCAGGATTTCTGACATTAGGCGGAGATTTCAAGCTGCTGGGTCTTTCACTGCCAGGACTAATTACTTTTCTAATTTTTTGGATTATTAACGTTGGCATCGGTTTTGGCGGTGGTAAAGTATTAAATAAATTTACCGCTATCCTCAATCCATGTATTTACATTGTCTTTGGCGGCATGGCTATTTGGGCAATATCGCTGGTCGGCATTGGCCCGATTCTGGACTATCTGCCTTCAGGCGTGCAAAAAGCAGAGCACAGCGGCTTTCTGTTCCTGGTGGTGATTAACGCCGTAGTCGCCGTCTGGGCTGCGCCAGCGGTAAGCGCGTCCGATTTCACGCAAAACGCGCATTCATTTCGCGCTCAGGCATTGGGACAAACATTGGGGCTTATCGTAGCGTATATATTATTCGCCGTAGCCAGCGTGTGCATTATTGCCGGAGCCAGTATTCATTATGGTATGGATACCTGGAACGTGCTGGATATTGTGCAGCGCTGGGACAGCTTGTTTGCTTCATTCTTTGCGGTGCTGGTGATTCTGATGACGACAATTTCAACCAACGCCACCGGTAATATTATACCTGCGGGGTATCAAATTGCGGCGCTTGCCCCGACAAAGCTTAACTATAAAAATGGCGTAATGATTGCCAGTATTATCAGTCTACTGATTTGCCCATGGAAATTAATGGAGAATCAGGACAGTATTTATCTGTTCCTCGATATTATCGGCGGTATGCTTGGCCCGGTAATCGGCGTAATGTTAGCTCATTATTTTGTGGTAATGCGTGGAAAAATTAATCTTGATGAGCTGTACACCGCCAGCGGTGATTACAAATATTATGATAATGGATTTAACCTGACTGCATTTTCAGTCACCCTAGTCGCAGTCATTCTGTCATTAGGCGGCAAGTTTATACCATTTATGGAGCCTTTATCCCGCGTGTCCTGGTTTGTAGGCGTAATAGTTGCGTTCGTTGCTTATGCGCTATTGAAGAAACGCACGGGTTTTGAAAATACAGGAGAGAAAAAACTCGCAGGTTAA